The following proteins are encoded in a genomic region of Maylandia zebra isolate NMK-2024a linkage group LG1, Mzebra_GT3a, whole genome shotgun sequence:
- the LOC101474681 gene encoding receptor for retinol uptake stra6 isoform X1, whose translation MNQSKEGVEPFQYSYYDYSDWYSNNAEPTKPPKEVILPCDPTADDKLFHICILSISLVIMLILAGLTRKNKFCQGFARGSSSIFSPANFLDQTQKKGVVMAVFGLVFSKLAMLVITPDPLPFSKDTPADNKEYMKIIAIFYYPILYYPLLVCGTLQRKAGYVFGTLLSFTHFGVLVWQKFDCPKTPEIYKYYALLASLPQLACLAYLCIQFPLLFVKGPKTDEDLDSSYYTNYVKLLLKKKSSTASLSASDKPALAERILEVIKGYIYIPEKVFRFPLKLAVSSFVTCVAIHHTALLIVVLVVPTLHIVRAGIDENIAFLLLGFGIVLSDDRMEVVRIVTFYTWLLEVCYLCAMTLSCLVSLIMLMRSMVLHRSNLRGLYKGDIYKLCNNQKTMHPSRTGVVCWMGLTGYQAAIVSLGMAIQTIVFFICFLLLVFLIIIPVFYGRNIIVFEIAGKAWPAWVTLILVTGLQHVTAKFAFIKQKAGTRDLNNRESLFLLTYLLFLINTVVGLVVAIWRIVITALYNIIHLGRIDVSLLHRTAESYDPAYCYYTHFLKVEVSQSHPVMKAFCGLLLDMMVGGGRAGQKIQDAEEACSSFMLSGIQENKPSKANSSQRIRSRWQLMYTLVNNPSLLGSRKHFQTLQNSENVLNGTPNRTSKKGSKMEASKLGAEPAEPTETPESQEKTE comes from the exons ATGAATCAGAGCAAAGAGGGAGTTGAGCCTTTTCAATATTCCTATTATGACTATTCAGACTGGTACTCAAACAACGCAGAGCCTACAAAACCACCCAAAGA AGTTATTTTACCATGTGACCCGACAGCAGATGACAAGCTCTTCCATATATGCATATTATCGATATCA CTGGTGATCATGTTAATCCTGGCAGGTCTCACCAGGAAAAATAAATTCTGCCAGGGTTTCGCAAGAGGATCCTCAAGCATCTTCAG TCCAGCCAACTTCCTGGATCAGACTCAGAAAAAAGGAGTGGTTATGGCTGTTTTTGGACTGGTGTTCAGCAAGCTGGCAATGCTGGTGATCACCCCAGACCCTCTGCCTTTCTCCAAAGATACTCCAGCAGATAATAAAG AGTACATGAAGATAATCGCCATATTTTATTACCCAATCCTGTATTATCCTCTGTTGGTATGTGGAACTCTGCAGCGCAAAGCAGGTTATGTGTTTGGGACACTGCTCTCCTTCACTCACTTTGGAGTCCTGGTGTGGCAGAAATTTGACTGTCCAAAGACTCCAGAG aTCTATAAATACTATGCTCTACTCGCAAGTCTGCCTCAGCTGGCCTGCCTTGCATATCTCTGCATTCAGTTCCCTTTGCTGTTTGTGAAAGGACCAAAGACGGACGAG gacCTTGACAGTAGCTACTACACCAACTATGTGAAGTTACTTCTCAAGAAAAAGTCCTCAACTGCCAG TTTGTCAGCATCTGACAAACCAGCGCTTGCAGAGAGAATTCTGGAGGTGATTAAGGGTTACATTTATATTCCTGAAAAAG TGTTTCGTTTTCCACTGAAGCTGGCGGTATCATCTTTTGTTACCTGTGTGGCTATACACCAT ACCGCACTCTTGATAGTTGTCCTGGTGGTGCCCACTCTCCACATTGTTCGTGCTGGTATTGATGAAAATATCGCCTTCTTGTTACTGGGTTTTGGGATTGTGTTATCAGATGACAGGATGGAGGTTGTTAGAATTGTAACTTTTTACACATGGCTGCTGGAAG TATGCTACCTCTGTGCGATGACCCTGTCTTGCTTGGTCAGCCTTATTATGCTCATGAGGTCCATGGTTCTCCACAG ATCAAACCTAAGAGGACTGTATAAGGGAGACATTTACAAGCTTTGCAACAACCAGAAAACCATGCATCCGTCTAGAACAGGTGTTGTCTGTTGGATGGGCTTGACGGGATACCAGGCTGCAATCGTCAGCCTTG GAATGGCTATCCAGACCATTGTGTTTTTCATCTGCTTCTTGTTGCTGGTGTTTTTGATCATTATCCCAGTGTTTTACGGCCGTAACATCATTGTCTTTGAAATTGCAGGAAAGGCATG GCCGGCCTGGGTCACACTGATACTGGTGACAGGGCTTCAGCATGTGACTGCTAAGTTTGCTTTCATCAAACAAAAAGCTGGCACAAGAGACCTGaacaacag AGAGAGTCTGTTCCTCCTGACGTACCTGCTGTTCCTAATCAACACCGTGGTGGGGCTGGTTGTTGCCATATGGAGAATAGTAATAACAGCTTTGTACAACATCATCCATCTTGGTCGTATTGATGTCAGTCTGCTGCATCGCACAGCAGAGTCCTATGACCCAG CCTACTGCTACTACACACACTTCCTGAAGGTGGAGGTCAGTCAGTCGCACCCGGTGATGAAGGCTTTCTGTGGGCTGCTGCTGGACATGATGGTTGGGGGTGGGAGAGCTGGACAGAAAATACAAGATGCAGAGGAAG CCTGCTCCTCCTTCATGCTTTCAGGAATTCAGGAGAATAAGCCAAGCAAGGCGAACAGCAGTCAAAGGATTCGCTCTCGCTGGCAGCTGATGTACACATTGGTTAACAACCCCTCCCTGCTGGGCTCCAGGAAGCATTTTCAGACTCTGCAGAACTCGGAGAACGTCCTGAATGGCACCCCCAACCGAACCTCCAAAAAGGGCAGCAAGATGGAGGCCAGCAAGCTGGGCGCAGAGCCAGCAGAGCCTACTGAGACCCctgaaagccaagaaaaaactgaatgA
- the LOC101474681 gene encoding receptor for retinol uptake stra6 isoform X2: MNQSKEGVEPFQYSYYDYSDWYSNNAEPTKPPKEVILPCDPTADDKLFHICILSISLVIMLILAGLTRKNKFCQGFARGSSSIFSPANFLDQTQKKGVVMAVFGLVFSKLAMLVITPDPLPFSKDTPADNKEYMKIIAIFYYPILYYPLLVCGTLQRKAGYVFGTLLSFTHFGVLVWQKFDCPKTPEIYKYYALLASLPQLACLAYLCIQFPLLFVKGPKTDEDLDSSYYTNYVKLLLKKKSSTASLSASDKPALAERILEVIKGYIYIPEKVFRFPLKLAVSSFVTCVAIHHTALLIVVLVVPTLHIVRAGIDENIAFLLLGFGIVLSDDRMEVVRIVTFYTWLLEVCYLCAMTLSCLVSLIMLMRSMVLHRSNLRGLYKGDIYKLCNNQKTMHPSRTGVVCWMGLTGYQAAIVSLGMAIQTIVFFICFLLLVFLIIIPVFYGRNIIVFEIAGKAWPAWVTLILVTGLQHVTAKFAFIKQKAGTRDLNNRESLFLLTYLLFLINTVVGLVVAIWRIVITALYNIIHLGRIDVSLLHRTAESYDPAYCYYTHFLKVEVSQSHPVMKAFCGLLLDMMVGGGRAGQKIQDAEEGIQENKPSKANSSQRIRSRWQLMYTLVNNPSLLGSRKHFQTLQNSENVLNGTPNRTSKKGSKMEASKLGAEPAEPTETPESQEKTE; the protein is encoded by the exons ATGAATCAGAGCAAAGAGGGAGTTGAGCCTTTTCAATATTCCTATTATGACTATTCAGACTGGTACTCAAACAACGCAGAGCCTACAAAACCACCCAAAGA AGTTATTTTACCATGTGACCCGACAGCAGATGACAAGCTCTTCCATATATGCATATTATCGATATCA CTGGTGATCATGTTAATCCTGGCAGGTCTCACCAGGAAAAATAAATTCTGCCAGGGTTTCGCAAGAGGATCCTCAAGCATCTTCAG TCCAGCCAACTTCCTGGATCAGACTCAGAAAAAAGGAGTGGTTATGGCTGTTTTTGGACTGGTGTTCAGCAAGCTGGCAATGCTGGTGATCACCCCAGACCCTCTGCCTTTCTCCAAAGATACTCCAGCAGATAATAAAG AGTACATGAAGATAATCGCCATATTTTATTACCCAATCCTGTATTATCCTCTGTTGGTATGTGGAACTCTGCAGCGCAAAGCAGGTTATGTGTTTGGGACACTGCTCTCCTTCACTCACTTTGGAGTCCTGGTGTGGCAGAAATTTGACTGTCCAAAGACTCCAGAG aTCTATAAATACTATGCTCTACTCGCAAGTCTGCCTCAGCTGGCCTGCCTTGCATATCTCTGCATTCAGTTCCCTTTGCTGTTTGTGAAAGGACCAAAGACGGACGAG gacCTTGACAGTAGCTACTACACCAACTATGTGAAGTTACTTCTCAAGAAAAAGTCCTCAACTGCCAG TTTGTCAGCATCTGACAAACCAGCGCTTGCAGAGAGAATTCTGGAGGTGATTAAGGGTTACATTTATATTCCTGAAAAAG TGTTTCGTTTTCCACTGAAGCTGGCGGTATCATCTTTTGTTACCTGTGTGGCTATACACCAT ACCGCACTCTTGATAGTTGTCCTGGTGGTGCCCACTCTCCACATTGTTCGTGCTGGTATTGATGAAAATATCGCCTTCTTGTTACTGGGTTTTGGGATTGTGTTATCAGATGACAGGATGGAGGTTGTTAGAATTGTAACTTTTTACACATGGCTGCTGGAAG TATGCTACCTCTGTGCGATGACCCTGTCTTGCTTGGTCAGCCTTATTATGCTCATGAGGTCCATGGTTCTCCACAG ATCAAACCTAAGAGGACTGTATAAGGGAGACATTTACAAGCTTTGCAACAACCAGAAAACCATGCATCCGTCTAGAACAGGTGTTGTCTGTTGGATGGGCTTGACGGGATACCAGGCTGCAATCGTCAGCCTTG GAATGGCTATCCAGACCATTGTGTTTTTCATCTGCTTCTTGTTGCTGGTGTTTTTGATCATTATCCCAGTGTTTTACGGCCGTAACATCATTGTCTTTGAAATTGCAGGAAAGGCATG GCCGGCCTGGGTCACACTGATACTGGTGACAGGGCTTCAGCATGTGACTGCTAAGTTTGCTTTCATCAAACAAAAAGCTGGCACAAGAGACCTGaacaacag AGAGAGTCTGTTCCTCCTGACGTACCTGCTGTTCCTAATCAACACCGTGGTGGGGCTGGTTGTTGCCATATGGAGAATAGTAATAACAGCTTTGTACAACATCATCCATCTTGGTCGTATTGATGTCAGTCTGCTGCATCGCACAGCAGAGTCCTATGACCCAG CCTACTGCTACTACACACACTTCCTGAAGGTGGAGGTCAGTCAGTCGCACCCGGTGATGAAGGCTTTCTGTGGGCTGCTGCTGGACATGATGGTTGGGGGTGGGAGAGCTGGACAGAAAATACAAGATGCAGAGGAAG GAATTCAGGAGAATAAGCCAAGCAAGGCGAACAGCAGTCAAAGGATTCGCTCTCGCTGGCAGCTGATGTACACATTGGTTAACAACCCCTCCCTGCTGGGCTCCAGGAAGCATTTTCAGACTCTGCAGAACTCGGAGAACGTCCTGAATGGCACCCCCAACCGAACCTCCAAAAAGGGCAGCAAGATGGAGGCCAGCAAGCTGGGCGCAGAGCCAGCAGAGCCTACTGAGACCCctgaaagccaagaaaaaactgaatgA